One segment of Hemitrygon akajei unplaced genomic scaffold, sHemAka1.3 Scf000113, whole genome shotgun sequence DNA contains the following:
- the LOC140723446 gene encoding NACHT, LRR and PYD domains-containing protein 3-like: protein MDTDLNSAISAFLSNCEDHQLFQLTRFYMERLEQAIEEGVEGVGFMLMGEDHFTGPEYHSVTDLAEKGNRAGASKLLLDLVMEKGSGARRVMWESFVKLHHHLPKLSRILNEIRERGDGQFTYMDTERGLYEVPAHLKDVRRKHMETLRTQTETLRVNTILMREKVKVFQLVDRYAELTVISTVRDRRLVEHELLARGRDHEEWREKYLRGKLEKIWTDQLFKKSFVQKLKRSVFRNKSGMSAAVAGVPGIGKTTMVQKIVYDWATGKIYQQFQFVFSFKFRDLNSINCRINLKELILHQYPYFGNILGKVWKHTEGLLFIFDGLDEFKDKINFVDGRRDTESQYTDPEFKCNVSDIVYSLIQGKLLPGCSVLVTTRPTALHLLEKADISVWAEILGFVGEERKEYFIRYFEDRTVAEAVFKHVKENEILYTMSYNPSYCWILTLALGPFFTQRVRDPQRVPKTITQLYSYYIYNILKNHGREIESPRDVLLRVGQMAYRGVSEKKIVFTHGDLINYNLQPSQFLSGFLMELLEREDSAQSVVYTFPHLTIQEFVAAVAQFLNPHPGDIVKFLTKAHNTTDGQFEVFLRFVAGLSSPMTARGLEEFLGPFPHQTTCRVIDWVKEEVKRQSGNTWSEAGKRSLLNTLHYLFESQNRGLVQATLGSVETLSFSGMTLTPIDCAVLSHVIGLCDTIKHLDLEKCHIQYEGIQRLGPGLHKCQELRLEENDLGDSGVKLVSAALRNLECKIQKLWLRGVGLTDSGAEDLGSALSTNPSLTGLNLSYNKLGDSGVKLVSAALRNPECKIQKLWLRDVGLTDSGAEDLVSALSTNPSLTELDLRSNSLTDGSVPALRRLILTLPSLERIWLYENRFSVTGRKELEPLQGVRPGLGVYCEDLNV from the exons atggacacag ATCTGAACTCCGCCATCTCCGCTTTCCTGTCAAATTGTGAGGATCACCAACTGTTCCAGTTGACGAGATTCTACATGGAGCGTctggagcaggcgattgaggagggtgtggagggagtcggTTTCATGTTAATGGGCGAGGATCACTTCACTGGGCCAGAGTATCAC agcgtgactgacctcgcggagaagggaaaccgagcgggcgcttccaaactcctcctggatctggtgatggagaagggctccggggcccggagggtgatgtgggaatcttttgtgaaactacatcaccatttaccgaagctgagcagaatattgaatgaaatacgggaacgtg gtgacggCCAGTTCACCTACATGGACACTGAGCGGGGTTTATATGAAGTGCCCGCGCATTTGAAAG ATGTTCGAAGGAAACACATGGAGACTCTGCggacacaaactgaaacactgagagtgaacacgatcctgatgagggagaaggtgaaggttttccagctggttgatcgatacgctgagctcacggtcatttctactgttcgagatcggagactggtggaacatgagctgctggcaagaggcagagaccacgaggagtggagagaaaaataTCTCCGTGGTAAGCTGGAAAAAATCTGGACTGATCAGTTATTCAAGAAGAGCTTTGTTCAAAAATTGAAAAGATCTGTCTTTAGAAACAAATCTGGGATGtctgcagcagtggccggagtcccagggattgggaaaacaacaatggtacaaaagattgtttatgactgggccacggggaagatataccaacaattccagtttgtcttcagtttcaaattccgggatttaaactccattaactgcagaataaacctgaaagaactgattctgcatcagtatccttactttgggaatattcTGGGAAAAGTCTGGAAACACACAGAGGGACTGCTGTTCATATTTGACGGATTGGATGAATTCAAGGACAAAATTAACTTTGTTGATGGTCGGAGAGACACAGAATCACAgtacacagatcctgaattcaagtgcaacgtgtctgacattgtgtatagtttaatccagggcaagctgctcccagggtgttcagtgctggtgacaacccgtcccactgcgttacatttattggaaaaggcagacatcagtgtctgggctgaaatcctgggatttgttggtgaagaacggaaggaatatttcatcaggtattttgaagatcggacggtggcagaagctgttttcaaacacgtgaaggagaacgagatcctgtacaccatgagctacaacccctcctactgctggatcctcactctggcactgggccccttcttcacacaaagagtcagggacccacagcgagttcccaaaaccatcacccaactgtactcctactatatttacaacatcctgaaaaaccacggccgtgagattgagagcccccgtgatgtgttactcagggttggtcagatggcctacagaggcgtgtctgagaagaagattgtgtttacacatggagatttgatcaactacaatctgcaaccttcccagttcctgtccggattcctgatggagcttttggagagagaggattctgcccagagtgtggtgtacacattcccacacctcaccatccaagagtttgtagctgcagtcgcacaattcctgaatccacatcccggggatatcgtGAAGTTCCTCACCaaagcccacaacacgacagatgggcaatttgaggtatttctccgttttgttgctggtctctcctccccaatgacagctcggggcctggaggagtttctgggtccatttcctcatcaaacaacctgccgggtgattgactgggtgaaggaggaggttaaacgccagagtgggaacacatggagtgaagctggtaagaggagcctcctgaacacattgcactacctgtttgagtctcagaatcgtggcctagttcaggccacactgggatctgtggaaacactttcattcagtggaatgacactgaccccgattgactgcgcggtcctgtctcatgtcatcggactctgtgatacaataaaacacctcgacctggagaAATGCCACATTCAGTATGAAGGAATCcaacggctgggacccgggctgcacaagtgccaggagttgag acttgaggagaatgacctgggagattcaggagtgaaactggtgtctgcggctctgaggaacctggagtgtaaaatacagaaactgtg gctgaggggtgtcggtctcacagattctggtgccgaggatctcggctccgctctcagtacaaacccatcactgacggggctgaacctgagttataataaactgggggattcaggagtgaaactggtgtctgcggctctgaggaacccggagtgtaaaatacagaaactgtg